A region of Hydrogenimonas cancrithermarum DNA encodes the following proteins:
- a CDS encoding YaiI/YqxD family protein, with product MHIFVDGDAFPNLLKPIVVRAVERLELPVVLVSNKKVSLGKSKRVTAHIVEAGADKADDLIVQMAEPGDLVITADIPLADRVLEKGAHAIDHRGERYTKENIKQYLTMRNLMEELRDGGVVTGGPAAFTKKDVHAFANTLNAFFTKHLKK from the coding sequence ATGCATATTTTCGTCGACGGCGATGCCTTTCCCAACCTTTTGAAACCTATTGTCGTACGGGCGGTAGAGCGGCTGGAGCTTCCGGTCGTGCTTGTCTCCAACAAAAAGGTGAGTCTTGGAAAATCGAAGCGGGTCACGGCACACATCGTGGAAGCGGGTGCGGACAAAGCGGATGACCTGATCGTACAGATGGCCGAACCCGGCGACCTTGTCATCACGGCCGACATTCCCCTTGCCGACCGGGTCCTTGAAAAGGGTGCCCATGCCATCGACCACAGAGGCGAACGTTACACCAAAGAGAATATCAAACAGTACCTTACCATGCGCAATCTGATGGAGGAACTTCGTGACGGCGGTGTCGTCACCGGCGGGCCTGCCGCATTCACGAAAAAAGATGTCCATGCATTCGCCAATACATTGAACGCCTTTTTTACAAAACATTTGAAAAAATGA
- a CDS encoding c-type cytochrome encodes MKKLVSTLLCIFMAAFPLFAKEGFSLEDEKRYLKTLESIMKKIDKKHLTEMGRALYIRKCAFCHGKDGRGRNGFAADLTRRISQESAKYTIQNGGHNFKKSFPGSMPPMVPEPSRAEVIADYVAKGFPNGHPGKTIFVKAYCARCHGTDGRGIRFRAPNIRHFDTSTIAAVLRNGKKGVIGRMPAYTHFSASQVTMLSYFIMTLSERPAVKIRKITTDR; translated from the coding sequence ATGAAAAAGTTGGTTTCGACACTTCTATGCATATTTATGGCAGCTTTTCCACTTTTTGCAAAAGAGGGATTCAGCTTGGAAGACGAAAAGAGGTATCTGAAAACGCTCGAGTCCATCATGAAAAAGATCGACAAAAAACACCTTACCGAGATGGGCAGAGCGCTCTACATTCGAAAGTGCGCCTTCTGTCACGGCAAAGATGGCAGAGGCCGCAACGGATTCGCCGCCGACCTCACGCGAAGAATCTCGCAAGAGAGCGCCAAATACACAATCCAAAACGGCGGGCACAACTTCAAAAAGAGTTTTCCCGGAAGCATGCCGCCGATGGTTCCGGAACCCTCACGCGCGGAGGTCATCGCCGACTATGTAGCCAAAGGTTTTCCAAACGGACATCCCGGCAAAACGATTTTCGTCAAGGCCTACTGTGCCAGATGCCACGGTACCGATGGCCGTGGAATACGATTTCGTGCGCCGAATATCCGGCATTTCGACACATCTACCATTGCCGCCGTTTTGAGAAACGGTAAAAAAGGGGTCATCGGCAGGATGCCTGCTTACACGCACTTTTCCGCCTCCCAGGTTACGATGCTCTCTTACTTCATCATGACCCTTTCCGAGCGACCGGCTGTAAAAATCCGAAAAATAACGACGGATCGTTAG
- a CDS encoding YajG family lipoprotein, whose translation MKKRYSTLLVLILSLMFGLTGCAQKPKVSISFDPFTPNPAVLQKSGTIYLARVTDARKNKNVVGKIIQSGKPVTTILTDDSIDRWFADALVKALDVEGCKVVRKPVNNSKVAQVKIRIDELEALLDRSELTKENLTATAKVTLFIKQGNVQITKHVGLTQKKWVPPFSGEGTVKSYLQETLEQLVESVREHIDEYRF comes from the coding sequence ATGAAAAAGCGATATTCGACTCTGCTTGTTTTGATACTCTCGCTCATGTTCGGATTGACAGGATGTGCGCAAAAACCCAAAGTGAGTATCTCTTTCGATCCGTTTACACCCAATCCCGCCGTCCTTCAAAAAAGCGGAACGATCTATCTCGCCAGAGTGACCGATGCGAGAAAAAACAAAAATGTGGTCGGGAAAATCATCCAGAGCGGCAAACCCGTCACGACGATCCTCACCGACGATTCGATCGACAGATGGTTCGCCGATGCGCTTGTCAAGGCACTCGATGTGGAAGGATGCAAAGTCGTCAGGAAGCCTGTCAACAACTCCAAAGTGGCACAGGTCAAAATCCGCATCGACGAACTCGAAGCTCTCCTTGATCGAAGCGAACTGACCAAAGAGAACCTGACGGCAACGGCGAAGGTGACGCTTTTTATCAAACAGGGCAATGTCCAAATCACCAAGCATGTCGGACTGACACAGAAAAAATGGGTTCCCCCGTTTTCGGGAGAAGGCACCGTCAAATCCTACCTCCAGGAGACACTCGAGCAGCTGGTCGAAAGCGTGCGCGAACATATCGACGAATATCGCTTTTAA